One Rubripirellula amarantea DNA segment encodes these proteins:
- a CDS encoding RimK family protein encodes MNAILVAENGDDWLGPFYDVETVDPRDYLASNDASLRRGTRIYNLSRSYGYQSIGYYVSLLAEARGHRPFPDVSTIQDLHGSAAVRLVPQSLEDLIQSSLKGVSSDEFVLSVYFGANFAKKYDKLAKELYGLFQAPLLCFHFSRRSKWRLRRASALALNSIPEGHRDFVADAAAEHFSRRAFSRPKRKSARYDLAILHNPEEGDLAPSDESALKKLVKAAAAEGVSAELITRQDSGRILEFDALFIRETTAVNHHTYRLARRAEAAGMVVIDDPLSILRCTNKVYLAELLNRAKIPTPQTWIVHRRNAAEIAQEFMFPVVLKRPDSAFSQGVVKAADEQELSSRLSEFFETSELVIAQQYMRTDFDWRIGVLDGRAIFACKYHMAKGHWQIAKHNAGGSKPQFGKADTLPVELAPRKAVATAVKAANLIGNGLYGVDIKEADGQFYVIEVNDNPNLDSGVEDAILRDDLYRRIMESFVRRIEANKQSNS; translated from the coding sequence ATGAACGCAATCTTAGTCGCCGAAAATGGCGATGATTGGCTTGGTCCATTCTACGACGTCGAAACAGTTGACCCGCGTGACTATCTCGCGAGCAACGACGCTTCGCTTCGACGTGGAACCCGAATTTACAACTTAAGCCGTTCCTATGGCTACCAAAGCATTGGATACTACGTTTCATTGCTAGCCGAGGCACGCGGGCATCGGCCTTTTCCCGATGTTTCGACCATTCAAGACTTGCATGGATCGGCTGCTGTGCGATTGGTTCCACAGTCTCTAGAGGACTTGATCCAATCGTCCCTGAAGGGAGTCAGCAGCGACGAGTTCGTCTTAAGCGTTTACTTCGGAGCCAACTTCGCCAAGAAGTACGACAAGTTGGCTAAGGAACTCTACGGACTCTTTCAGGCTCCGCTGTTGTGTTTTCATTTCTCGCGTCGCAGCAAATGGCGATTGAGGAGGGCTTCCGCACTAGCACTGAATTCAATTCCCGAAGGCCACCGTGACTTCGTCGCCGACGCCGCGGCCGAGCACTTTTCGCGTCGTGCCTTCAGTCGTCCCAAGCGAAAGTCGGCTCGCTATGACCTAGCGATTTTGCACAATCCCGAAGAAGGTGATCTAGCGCCCTCGGACGAATCGGCGTTGAAGAAATTGGTGAAAGCTGCAGCGGCCGAGGGAGTATCCGCTGAACTGATCACTCGCCAGGACTCAGGACGGATTCTTGAATTTGATGCGTTGTTCATTCGCGAAACGACGGCAGTGAACCATCACACCTATCGCTTGGCTCGACGTGCCGAAGCCGCAGGCATGGTGGTGATCGACGACCCTTTGTCGATCCTTCGTTGCACGAACAAGGTTTACCTCGCAGAATTGCTCAATCGAGCAAAGATTCCCACACCTCAAACTTGGATCGTTCACCGACGAAACGCTGCTGAGATTGCCCAGGAATTTATGTTTCCCGTTGTACTGAAGCGGCCCGACAGTGCGTTTTCCCAAGGCGTCGTCAAAGCGGCTGATGAACAGGAGTTAAGTTCCCGGCTTTCCGAGTTTTTCGAAACGTCCGAGTTGGTGATTGCTCAACAGTACATGCGGACCGACTTTGATTGGCGGATTGGTGTCCTGGACGGGCGAGCAATATTTGCTTGCAAGTACCACATGGCAAAGGGGCATTGGCAGATCGCCAAGCACAATGCGGGCGGCAGCAAACCTCAATTTGGAAAAGCCGACACGCTGCCGGTGGAATTGGCGCCGCGAAAAGCCGTCGCGACAGCGGTGAAAGCGGCCAACCTGATCGGCAACGGTCTATACGGTGTCGACATTAAGGAAGCCGACGGTCAATTCTACGTCATTGAAGTCAACGATAACCCTAATTTGGATTCAGGAGTCGAGGACGCCATCCTTCGAGACGACTTGTATCGCCGAATCATGGAGTCCTTCGTGCGTCGAATCGAAGCCAATAAACAATCGAACTCATGA
- a CDS encoding peptidase M42 — translation MENTHRSLQSFLHLLRALVREPSVVGMEDAFFRVLRRELEEFPVTVTRYHGLLVVQGNKPESAYVSAHVDRHGLMCTGPREFQYAAFIAGNRGELNGDSISEQFMETIAGRFYGQRVQAHTPYAGSYLGQGVITESFICPRRKNLIFEIEGLDFLQPGTPVSFLDRLKEEDGHISAQLDNVVSVAVVIELIRRGFQGTALFTAGEESGRSWRYAAEWFQRRDVSTDRLIVLDTSPFPNIEDLADQDVVLRHCDSTAKFDPGLTQKLADTCDRMGISYRYKDDYINELNKTRDKPSSLGRTELGRLISASNLTITGTTLQLPTSSYHTQTETASISSVDAMLRVLSAMAGLGSAERSHR, via the coding sequence ATGGAAAACACTCACCGCTCGCTCCAGTCGTTTTTGCATCTCTTGCGAGCTCTCGTTCGTGAGCCCTCTGTCGTTGGTATGGAGGACGCTTTTTTTCGCGTCCTGCGACGCGAGTTGGAAGAGTTTCCCGTCACGGTGACTCGATATCACGGGTTACTCGTCGTTCAAGGGAATAAACCCGAAAGCGCCTACGTCTCGGCTCACGTGGACCGTCACGGGTTGATGTGCACCGGTCCGCGGGAATTCCAGTACGCGGCATTCATTGCGGGTAACCGAGGCGAACTCAACGGCGATTCGATTTCCGAACAGTTCATGGAAACGATCGCGGGGCGATTTTATGGCCAGCGCGTCCAGGCTCATACGCCATACGCAGGTTCGTATCTGGGCCAGGGCGTGATAACGGAATCGTTCATTTGCCCTCGTCGTAAGAACCTGATATTCGAAATCGAAGGCCTCGACTTCCTGCAACCTGGAACCCCTGTTTCCTTCTTGGATCGTTTGAAAGAGGAAGATGGCCATATCTCGGCACAACTCGACAACGTTGTGAGTGTTGCGGTCGTCATTGAACTGATTCGTCGCGGGTTTCAAGGGACGGCTTTGTTCACGGCGGGGGAAGAGTCGGGACGGAGTTGGCGATATGCGGCGGAATGGTTCCAGCGGCGTGACGTGTCGACGGACCGGTTGATTGTTTTGGATACGAGTCCATTTCCGAACATTGAAGACTTGGCCGATCAAGACGTGGTGCTGCGTCATTGTGATTCCACCGCCAAGTTCGACCCAGGTCTAACTCAAAAGCTCGCTGATACCTGTGATCGAATGGGGATATCCTATCGATACAAAGATGACTATATCAACGAGTTAAACAAAACACGCGACAAGCCAAGTTCGTTGGGACGTACCGAACTAGGCCGGCTCATTTCCGCCTCAAACCTAACCATTACCGGCACTACGCTTCAGCTACCAACATCTTCGTATCACACTCAAACCGAGACAGCATCGATCTCAAGCGTTGACGCCATGTTGCGAGTGTTGTCGGCGATGGCGGGGCTTGGCAGTGCGGAACGTAGCCATCGATGA
- a CDS encoding cysteine peptidase family C39 domain-containing protein, which translates to MTTPFDAREHLLELEIQPQPSETSCGPTCLAAVYEYWNATVSLDQLIRDVGELGTGGTLAVNLGCDALKRDFDVVIVTYNLQIFDPTWFDENGEMFSADFLAERLQLQLEAKRNQIGIDQARLQAATDAYLLFLSLGGRVQMQPLEESLIVDLLAARVPILCGLSATYLYQESRQRAAIVDGIHRSIDDDVIGDPMGHFVVLHGYDPAKQVVLIADPLHPNPMAPTNKYPAMLSRVTSAILLGIVTYDANLMTIRPREPIPT; encoded by the coding sequence ATGACAACGCCTTTCGATGCCCGCGAGCATTTATTGGAGCTGGAAATCCAGCCTCAACCCTCTGAAACAAGCTGCGGGCCGACCTGCCTAGCGGCCGTCTACGAGTACTGGAACGCCACGGTTTCGTTGGATCAACTGATTCGCGACGTCGGCGAACTTGGCACAGGCGGAACCCTAGCAGTGAACCTTGGCTGTGACGCGCTCAAACGCGATTTTGACGTCGTCATCGTTACCTATAACCTTCAAATCTTTGATCCCACGTGGTTCGATGAGAATGGTGAAATGTTTTCAGCCGACTTTCTGGCTGAGCGGTTGCAGTTGCAACTTGAGGCCAAGCGAAACCAAATAGGCATTGATCAAGCTCGGCTGCAGGCGGCCACGGATGCCTACTTGCTGTTCCTTTCGCTTGGTGGACGCGTGCAGATGCAGCCGCTTGAAGAGTCGCTGATAGTTGATCTGCTTGCAGCTCGCGTCCCCATCCTTTGTGGCCTTAGTGCTACCTATCTTTATCAAGAATCCCGTCAACGGGCAGCCATCGTCGATGGTATCCATCGCAGTATTGATGATGACGTCATTGGCGATCCGATGGGACACTTCGTCGTGTTGCATGGTTACGATCCCGCGAAGCAAGTTGTCCTGATTGCCGATCCGCTACACCCCAACCCAATGGCACCGACGAACAAGTACCCAGCCATGTTATCGCGTGTGACATCCGCGATTTTGCTCGGTATCGTCACGTACGATGCCAACCTGATGACCATTCGTCCCAGAGAACCTATTCCTACATGA